TGTTTATCTCTATTGTCAAATTTTCTTTCCTAGTACTCCTTACGCATGCCACTAAAAAAGCGCCGCCTCACGGCAGCGCCTTTCTCATGAGCTCATGGGATCTTTATTAAAATCGTTCCGCAACCACCTTCATTTGCATAAAGAGCAGCAAGTAGTCGGGACTTCCCGTTTTCGAATCGGTTCCTGACATATTGAATCCACCAAAGGGATGGGCACCTACGATGGCTCCGGTACATTTGCGGTTAATATATAAGTTACCAACTTCAAATTCGTCAGCCGCTTGTTCAATCCGCTCTCTGCGAGCCGTATACACCGAACCCGTTAAACCATATTCTGTATCATTCGCGATCTTCAGGGCATCGGACCAGTCCTTAGCCCGAATGACAGCAAGAACAGGTCCAAACACTTCTTCTTGTTCGAGCTTGCTGCCGGGGGCGACATCAGAGAAAATCGTCGGCGGGATAAAATATCCATCACCATCTAATGTCGTTCCACCTGTTTGTAATTTGGCGTTTTCTTTGCCCCACTGGATATAGCCAAAGATTTTTTCGTACGCTTTTTCATCGATGACTGGACCCATGTTATTATTCAAGTTCTCTGCAGGTCCCACACGCAATTTTTTCGTGCGCTCAACAATCTTGGACAAGAGCAAATCATAAACATCATCGACAATAATAGCACGAGAACACGCCGAGCATTTTTGTCCTTGAAATCCAAATGCTGACGTGACAATGCCTTCTGCGGCGGCATCCAAGTCAGCCGTTTCATCAACCAAAATGGCATCTTTGCCGCCCATTTCGGCGATCACCCGCTTTATCCATTTTTGACCAGGGGATACCTGGGCCGCTAGGTGATTAATGCGTAATCCCACTTCACGAGAACCCGTAAAGCTAATAAACCGGGTTAAGGGATGCGTCACAATATAATCACCAATCGTGCCCCCATCACCGGGAACAAAGTTCAAAACCCCTGATGGTAAGCCTGCTTCCCGCATAATCTCTGCAAAATGGGCCCCGATAATGGGCGTCGCGCTTGCCGGTTTTAAAATGACACAGTTCCCCGTGACAATAGCCGCGGAGGTCATACCGGTCAAAATAGCAAGCGGAAAGTTCCATGGTGGAATAATCGCGCCCACACCCAAAGGCACATAAAACGCGCGGTCCTCTTCATCTTCTAAGGGAATTAGCGGTACGGGCTCAGACAGTCTTTCCATTTGTCGTCCATAATATTCCAAGAAATCGATGGCCTCGGCCACATCAGCTTCCGCTTCTGTCCATGTTTTCCCTGCTTCATACACTTCTAATGCAGATAAAAACAATTTACGACGCCGCATAATCGCTGCCGCTTTATAAAGATAGCGGGCACGCATCGGCCCTGGAACTTTTTTCCACTCGGCAAAGGCTTTCCATCCGGTTTCAAGAGCCATATCGATATGGCTCGTATCGGCTTTAGAGACCGATCCGATGACTTGCTGGGGATTTGATGGATTCACTGATACAATTTTCTTTTCGGTATCTATTCGATCCGCGCCAATGACTAGCGGATAGGATAATCCAAATTGCGACCGTACCTCACGTAATGCCTCTTCCATGGCCTTGCGATTTTCTGGGACAGAAAAGTCCGTCAATGGCTCATAATGATAAGGTTTAATCGCCATAATTAGGTTCCTCCTAATGTGATTGACTATATGCTGCTTGAAACCGGGCAAAGAGGTCCGGGTTGCGACGATCAATGCGAGACGCATGGCCTTGTTGGACAAAAATATGTTCCGTCATGCCTCGGCTTGTTTCTTGTTGCGTTATGTCATCCCTTAGGACGCGATAAGTAAATTGAGCTCTCGTGGAACTTAATCCCGTCAATTCTACGTCCACTGCCACCAAATCCCCAGGATGCATCGCATGAAAAAACTGTGCTTCAGCATGTCTGACTAACAACTCAATACCACGCGATCTCAAGATCTTATAATAGTCCAAATCATGAGCCATAAGCCATTGAATTCGACTTTCAGAAAACCAATCAAAAACATGAGCATGATAGATGATAGCAGCCACATCGCACTCGGCCCAGCGTACCTGGGTTCTCCATATGAGCATACAAAGCCCCCGTTTAAATGGGAATAGGTCAAAATCATAATAAAAAAACCGCGACTCTCGCGGTATAATATTTGTCCTTTATTCGTAAAAACATGGTAGCCCCAAGCGGATTCGAACCGCTGTTTCCGGAATGAGGGTCCGGCGTCCTAGGCCTCTAGACTATGGGGCCACAAATTTGGCTGGGGGACCAGGATTCGAACCTAGGCGAGGTGATCCAGAGTCACCTATGCTACCGCTACATCATCCCCCAGCAGCAGCACTTATTATACTCGCCTGATAATATCATTGCAAGAGATACCGATGTGTGGATATTTCCAGTACCATACACAGACACTAGACCAAAAAGGCTTGTGACACGAATCATATCGACGTAGACTATGATAATAGGAAAGGAGTGCATTGTCCATGGCAAAAAAAAATGCGGCCTGGTACGGTCATGATTTTGGTCTATCGTTTAGGATGTTTATCACCATGTTCCTATTGGCCGCCTTATATCTCGCGTTCATCGTAGTTCTATGGCAATTGCATGTGAGTCTCTTTTTATTGATCCTAATCATTGGTGGATTGGCTCTGAGCCAATACTATTTTTCAGATGACTTAGTTCTCCTCTCCACAGGTTCTCAAATTTTAACACCGCAGCAAGCGCCCCGATTAACCAGCATGGTTGAGCGTCTGGCACAGCTGGCCGATGTGCCTGTTCCGCGTTTGGCCGTCATGCCAACACGGATGCCTAATGCATTCGCAACAGGGCGCAATCCTAAACACGCTGTCATTACGGTAACTCAAGGATTAGTGGACCAATTATCAGACCAGGAACTGGAAGCCGTGTTAGCGCACGAACTAACCCATATTAAGAACCGTGACGTGGCCGTCATCACAATTGCCAGCTTTTTTGCGATGATTGCTTCATTCATCGTGCAACAATTTTTCTTCTTTGGCTTAATGGCCGAAGATGACCGCGACCGGCGTGGCGGTCAGGCCATTATATTCGTGTGGTTTGCCTCGTTAGTGGTATGGGCTTTGAGTTATGTGTTAATTCGGACCCTATCCCGGTACCGCGAATATGCAGCAGACCGCGGTTCAGCCATTTTGACGGGACATCCGGGATATTTAGCGAGCGCGTTACGGCGTATCAGCGCCAACATCAACCGAACTCCGCAAAGAGATTTGCGCCAGGCGGAGAATTTCAACGCATTCTTTATTATGCCAGCTATCCGCAAGGACAGCATAATGGAACTCTTTGCAACCCATCCATCGTTGGAGCACCGGATCGATCGCCTCGAAAAATTGCAGGAAGAGATGGAAAAATAGGCAGGTTCTGCAGGCTATAAGGAGGTCATGATGGGATTTTTCGATGCGTTGTTTGGGCGAACGAAAATACCGGAAGGCAAAACCGATCAACTTTTTGCCCTATCCACGGCGTTGCTCGACATTCAAACCCGATTGTCTAGCACGTTCGCGGGCAAGGCAGCCATTATTCTTCGGACGGTTGATAACTCATCTTATGATGCATTAGAACGCGATGTGCAGCAAATCTTGACCTTAGGGGGCAAGGATATGCCGGTCACCGCCGAGCACATTGATGATAACCAAGGATACCGCTGGATCGTTTTTACTGGCAAAGACCCCGAAGATGTCATCAATGCGCTACACCTTACAGCGGATATGCTAAAAGAGGCCGGCTATGGTGACAGCCTTCTTGCTGCGATGTTTGCCTTTGATCCTCCTTGGTATTTGATTTATACGTATCGGCGCGCGGCTTTTTATCCGTTTGTTCCCAAATTATCGCATACCAGGGATTCTGCCCGGGAATTTCGTATTGCTCAAACCCTCAAACCTTATATGCCCATAGAAAAAGACCCGGAGCGTTGGTACGCGCTCTGGGACCCTCCGTTTTAATTTCGTTTGGGCAATTAATTTGATCTTTTGTCCGCGGTAAACGTCTTGAAAGCGTTTGAGTTGCCACTAGAATTTTCCCGCCGCGTTACCGCGGTGGGATTTTTGCCCTCTTACCCACATAATGGAGTTAGAAGACACGGAAAATGGAGAAATTCCGAAGACACAAGACATCACGTTTCGTAAAAATTTTGTACACAATAATAGAGCTGAAGACAGTACAAAATCAATATCAAACCATTCTAGGCAGAAATCTGCTTTAAGACGGGTCAGTTTTCCCCATTTCTGCCTTGAGCCGGGCCAATTCATCCGTTACTGATGTACTTCCTTTGAGCCGATTGAGTTCATCACGTATTGCATCGCCAGTCGACGGTTCATTTAATTGCAAAAGAGGGGAACCTTCTGTGAGAGAATCGATGGCCTGAGCCCGGGCTTGAAGGGCTGCCGTTTTGTCTTGAGCCCGTTGCAATGCCATATTCACATCAGCCATGTCTTCCCCAAGGCCAGAGAAAGCCTCCCCAATTTTCACTTGAGCTTGCGCTGCGGAGTATTGCGCCTTAATTACTTCTTTTTGGGTCCGGAACGTTTCCACTTTCAGTGAGAGTTTTTGTTGGGCATCTTGCAGCCGGTGCTCCTCTTTTTCCAGATCCGCGATCTGCGTCTGTAAACTCTGCATTTGACTCAGAACACTTTGCTTACGTGTCAATGCTTCTTGCGCCAGATCGTCACGACCTGCTGCGACGGCATCACGGGCATCCTGATCCCACTGGTTGGCCATTTGCTGCAGCTTATTTAATTGCAGTTCAATCCGTTTTTTCGCCGTGACAACTTCGGCCACACCACGCCGTACCTGCTGCAATTGCTCTACCTGTTTTTGATAAGAATATTCCAAGGTTTCGCGGGGGTCTTCAGCTTTATCCAGCAAATTATTGACTTTTGATTTAAATATGGTAGACACCCGTGCAATCAGACCCATGTGTCGAGCCTCCTCTCCTGTTTACTTTCAGTATATTCTGTTGGCGAAATCGTTGTCAAAAGGTTCCCCATGGACTATGCTCGACAAATCTTAGGAATGGGCGACCGGACCCGTATTTTCTTTCACTAGCTCGTCTTCCAATTTTCGGGATTTGGCTTCCACTGCCGCCCCAACAAAGCTGGCAAACAAGGGATGGGGACGGTTGGGCCGGGATTGAAACTCAGGATGGAACTGGGTTCCCACAAACCAGGGATGATCTTTTAATTCCATAATTTCCACCAAGCGTTCATCGGGTGATAATCCCGAGGCGATAAATCCGGCTTGTTCTAACACATCCCGGTATTGGTTATTTAATTCAAATCGGTGACGGTGCCGTTCAAAAATTAGCGTGTCTTGATAAATGGCTTGGGTTTTGGTTCCCACACGCAAGGCACAGGGATAACTTCCTAAACGCATGGTTCCTCCCATATCAACAACGCCTTGTTGTTCGGGCATCAAGTCGATAACGGGATAAGGCGTATCGGGAACAAATTCCGTCGAATTCGCTTCTTTTAGGCCTGCGACATTGCGGGCAATTTCAATGGCGGCAGCTTGCATGCCCATACAAATACCAAAATAAGGGGTCTTGGTTTCACGTGCCCACGTGATCGCTTGAATTTTGCCTTCTACACCGCGGTAGCCAAAACTTCCGGGCACCAAAACGCCATCCACACCTTCTAAAGCTTGTTCGGCCCCGTGCAATTCGATGTCTTCAGAGTCCACCCAGCGAATATTTACATGCACTTGATGCGTCAAGCCTCCATGAAAGAGCCCTTCAGCCACACTCATATAGGCATCATGTAACGCCACATATTTTCCGACTACAGCAATGGTGACGTCACCTTGAAGCTTTGTCGCCCGTTTGGCGACCTGCGCCCACTCTTCTAAATCAGCTGGCGGCGCTTTGATTTTCAGCCGGTCCAACACGATGTCGTCCAGCCCTTCTTCCGCTAGCATGACTGGAAGTTGATAAATCGATTCCGCGTCTACGTTTTGAATGACCGCACGCCTGTCAACATCACACATCAAGGCAATTTTGTCCCGTAAATCCCGCGATAACGGTTTTTGTGTCCGGCACACAATGACATCCGGCTGAATCCCAATCGATCGCAACTCCTTAACAGAGTGCTGAGTCGGCTTGGTTTTCGCTTCCCCGGCAGCATTTAAATACGGTACCAGGGTCACATGAAGATACATCACGGAGTCCCGACCAACATCCGATCGCATTTGACGGATGGCTTCTAAGAAGGGGAGACTCTCAATGTCGCCAACCGTACCCCCAATTTCCACAATGATCACATCAGCTCCTGATGCCTCGGCGACCCGGTGGATGCGCTCTTTGATTTCGTTTGTAATATGGGGAATGACTTGAATAGTTCCCCCCAGAAAATCACCCCGGCGTTCTTTGGTGAGGATAGACCAATATATGCGTCCGGTTGTTACATTATTGGCTTGACCCAAGTTCACATCCATAAATCGTTCATAATGGCCCAAGTCCAAATCGGTCTCTGCGCCATCTTGGGTGACAAAGACCTCACCGTGTTGAAGAGGGCTCATCGTGCCGGGATCCACATTAATATAGGGATCCAATTTCAAAGCCGTTACCTTGACCCCTCGGCTTTTTAAAATACGTCCCAAAGATGCGGCCGTGATTCCCTTTCCTAATGATGAAACCACGCCACCCGTAATAAACACAAACTTTGCCACAATGTCCTCCCCTTAATGTTCACAGATAGCCGTTGTATGAATTTACCGAACTCGTAATGCTAAAAGGAGAAGGAGGTCCGAAGGTTACCCTTCGTCCTCCTCACTGTCACCATTGTCGTCGTCGTAAGACAGCTCATTGCCACGAGATGTGGAACCTTTTGCTACCGATTTCGGTAGCCACTCCTTTAGACCCCACATCGCATTGCCGCGGTACTGAAATCGAACGTCGAGATTGATGTCCGTATAAATTCGCGCTGCCCGCTTGGGTTCCCGATCCAGTCCCAATTTGCGGAGAGTTTCATCAAGTAAATCTTGAACCTCCATGGGTTGTCCATGTTCCTTAAGAACTTCATAGGCTGCATCGGTGACTTGCATGGCAATTACCCCCGTCGCACTAAATTCTCCAGTATTATACCATCTACAATTTTAAAACGTAATATTCTGCTCGAACCAAAAACATGGGTTCTTCCGGCATTGTTTTTTCCGTCTGGCTTAGGCCAACACGCTCATTACTCAGTTTGATCCATATCGGCTCCAGGCTAAAGGAATTTTTGGCACTTTGACGCAAATTCCGCCTCATGGCGCATAGGGACACGTCAGGATAACGTCAGGATCTTTTGTTAGCCTTGACTACACAATAAACATTGCTGATGACAACATCTAGGAGGGTCATGTTTTGCCGAATCTTACCGGTGCAAAATTTTTAAGCTTATGTACGGTAGCAGTCGGAGCCATCTATGCCGCCGGGTATGCCTATACACAACCCTCTGCCAAGGCTAATCCCTTAAGCGCGCAAGCCCCCACGTCGTCTCATAAGGCGTTGTCCGCTCCGTCTACACCATCTCATAGCTCGTCTGGCACACAAAATCCCTCTGTGCCCACAACGACACCGAGTCCATCTCCCGTTTATAAAGACGGAACCTATACCGGTTCTGGGGCTAATCCCTATGGCACCTTATCAGTAACCGTCGAAATCGTGCATGGCAAAATTAGTCGGGTACAAATTACGCAATACAACATGCACTATCCCGAGTCGATTATCGATCCCACACTCCCCCAAGAAGTGATATCGATGCAAACATGGCGCATTTATGTTGTCACTGGGGCTACCGCTAGCACCTACAACTTTGCCGAAGCGGTCTATAACGCTTTACAAAAAGCGAAAGGGTAGAGAATTTCATGAAACATTCTGGCCATTATGCTTTATCCCATGTCACCGAATCCTTCCTATTAATGGGCACCACCGTCACATTTCAGGTCGTAGGTCATGGCCCTGTCAATGACATCCAACAGAGTATCCAGCGGGCGCTTAAGGCTATGACCACCGTGGAGCAGGTTTGCAGCCGGTTTGATGAAAACAGCGCACTTAACCAGTTATGTCAACAACCAGGAAAGAAAGTCGCGGTTCCCCCAATTCTCTTTCATGTCTTGCGTATTAGCTGCGAGCTCGCTTCCATTACGAACGGGGTCTTCGATCCCAGTGTCGGTTCCAAGTTGGAGCAGTTGGGATTTAACCGGCATTATTTGACGGACCAAATCGTCCATACAACGTCCCGGTCGTCTGATGAAAATGCTAGTTACCGGGATATTTCGTTATTCGAAGATGATTTATCCGTGCGACTGAACAAACCTATGCAGCTCGATCTCGGGGGCATTGCCAAAGGGCTCGCCATCGATCTCGCTGCCAAAGAACTCGAAGAGTATGACGGGTTCGCGATTAATGCCGGCGGGGACATTTACGTCTTTGGCCATGATCCCACAGGAGATCTCTGGACCATTGGCATCGAAAATCCCTTAAATCCCCACGCTCTTATCGGTACGGTTCAGGTTACCAATATGGCCGTTTGCACCTCGGGAAATTATAAACGGCGCAGTCCAAGCAACCCGCTTGTCCATCACCTCTACAATCCCATAACGGATCACGTAGCGACTGGGCTTTTAAGCTGTACGGTCATGGCCCCTTTAGCCATTGTTGCCGATAGTTATGCGACGGCAGCCTTTTTGCTCGGTCCGCAAGACGGCTTGAGCTTTTTGACGGATATGGGATTCGCCGGTCTATTCATCACAGAACAACTGGAACGCCTGAGCACACCACACATGACAATAAAGGAGTATTTGCCGTGACACGTCCCGCAAAAAAGATTCCACAGCCATCTTGGATCCGGTTTTTCAAAACCCCGAAAGGTTACGTATTGGTGGCCTTGATCGTCCTCAGCATAATCGCGGGCATTTTTTCCCCGGGACCACAAGAATGGCTTTTGATCTTCACTGCCAGCGCAACCGCGCTGATCACAGAAGCTGTGATCGCGTTGGCCCTTCACCGCAGCGTCACTCTATCCACCAGTGCGCTCATTACGGCGCTCATCATTAGTGATGTTTTGAGTGTTGTAACTCCTCTTTATCTCGTGATGTTGACCACCGTCATAGCCCTGGGTTCCAAACATCTCTTAAAACGCGGACGCAAACCATTTTTTAATCCGGCGGCATTTGGCTTACTGTGTTCCCTGCTGTTGTTTCACACCCCACAAAGTTGGTGGGCAGCGTTGAGTCTTCTTCCGCCCTACTCCGTGCTCATTTTATTAATCGCAGGAATTGTTGTGGCCGTTCGCGTCAAAAAATATGTGCAGGTCCTGGCGTTTTTGGGAACCTATTTTAGCCTCTTATTGATTATGGCTCTATTCCACGTGGGGCTTCCCTCCGATACACCGGGCGACGCCTTGCGTGTCCCATTTGTCAATTCCGCTCTCTTTATGGCATTTTTCATGGTAACGGATCCACCGACAACCCCGTCATCAATTCGCAATCAAATCCCATTTAGCGTTATCGTAGCCAGTATTGCTGTCGCGATCTTCGCGGTGTTTGGAGGACTCGCCTATCTGTTCATTGGGCTTCTTGTGGGTAACAGTTGGACCACATGGATGGCACGCAAAAAGCCTCATGTCCCTGCCTCTCAACCCAAGCAAGCCCTGTTGCCCTAGATCATACGCGCTACCCCCGACCTCGTTTTTGGTTACGATTTCATCGGAACCCGGCGAAAAATCACCGTAACACGGGTCCCTTGTCCAGGAACACTCGATAGAATCAATTTGGCCCGGTGGGCTTGGACAATTTTTTGGGCAATAGCCAAGCCCAGACCCGATCCTTTATAGGACGCTTCCCCATCCCCGCGGACAAACCGCCGTGTGGCTTTGCGAAGCATGGCCGCCGACATTCCGCTCCCGGTATCTTCCAGATCGATTTCAGCGTGATGTCTGCGCACCCTGACCCGAATCGTGCATCCGCCTTGTTGGGTATATTTGTGCGCATTATCCAAAAAAATGAGGAGTAATTGGCGAAGGCGCTGGGCATCGGCATGGACGATGGCATCCTCCGCAATGTCTAGCGTCAAATTAAGGCCCGAGAGCTCACAAACGGGTTGATAAATCGCATAGACATCCTCACAAACCTCTTTCAATGAGATGGCGCGGAGATTTAAGGAGCCAGGCCCTTCCTCCAAATGCCCTATCTCTAACAAATCCTTGACCAAATTGGCCATACGCTGGGACTCGCTATAGAGCGCCTCAATCCAGGGAAGATGTTCCTCAATCCGGTCGTGGGAATGGGAAAGGAGCAATTCGACATGTGCCGTCATAGCAAAAAGGGGTGTTCGCAGTTCATGCGATACATCCGAAAGAAACTCTTGTTCCCGGCGCCTCACCGCTAAGATCGGCCGAAGTGTCCACAAGCCCATAAGAAATCCCCCAAATACTGACAAAATGAGGCCGATGGCACCGCCCCACACTAATAAGGTGAGCAACCTGGCTAAACGGGAGTCATCGTCTTGGATATTTTCAAACAGTTGGCCTGTTAAACCTGGATTGATGGGCCATTGCATGACCCGGTAGGGTACGCTTAAGATTCGCACCGAATAAAAGACTGGGTGTATAGACGCGTGAGCATCAAATAGCGATTGGATTTCCGGTTTGCTGGCTTGGGGAAAGGGGTGATACGAGGCCACGACGTGTGGCGGATGCGAGGAATCCCATAAAAGAAGATGCACGTCAGAGACCTTGGTCAAGGATTCATGCTCCATTTCGGCCACCACAGCCTTTTGACACGGAGGACATAAATGTCCCATGTGCCAGGCAATGTTCTCAAGTTGATGATCGACAGCCTCAAGATATTGTCTCTGATCCATACTGTAGACAAACCCTGCCAACACCGTCCAAATCACTGCGAGAACCGCCATATTAATGAAAGCCACGGATATACGGTGGCGAATCATCTCCCGTTCTTCGAACCGCTTAAACTTTAACCATTGCCGGGTATTCATGGCTTTACGCCTAAACGGTAGCCTAGGCCACGGACTGCAACAATATCTGGTCCGCCGTAGGCCGCAAGGCGCCTCCGGAGTTTGGAAATATGGGCTTCCAACGCATTGTCCAGAATTTCCGTCCCTTCTCCCCATAACCGGTCCATTAACTGCTGCCGCGTTAAAACCCAGTGGGGATAACGCAAGAAAAGTTCCATCAGCAGTGCCTCTTTGGGAGACAATGCTAAGGTGTGGGAGCCAATGGTAAGCTCACGTGTTGTAAACCGGTACCGCATATTGTCAAATTCTAAGATGTCACTTTCTTGATATCCTAAAGCACTGCGTCGCAGTTGTGCCCGAATTCGGGCATGGAGCTCTGTCGAGGCAAAGGGTTTGACTAAATAATCATCGGCTCCGGCATCAAGACCTTGCACACGGTCATCGACCCGGTCTTTAGCCG
The Sulfobacillus thermosulfidooxidans DNA segment above includes these coding regions:
- the pruA gene encoding L-glutamate gamma-semialdehyde dehydrogenase; the protein is MAIKPYHYEPLTDFSVPENRKAMEEALREVRSQFGLSYPLVIGADRIDTEKKIVSVNPSNPQQVIGSVSKADTSHIDMALETGWKAFAEWKKVPGPMRARYLYKAAAIMRRRKLFLSALEVYEAGKTWTEAEADVAEAIDFLEYYGRQMERLSEPVPLIPLEDEEDRAFYVPLGVGAIIPPWNFPLAILTGMTSAAIVTGNCVILKPASATPIIGAHFAEIMREAGLPSGVLNFVPGDGGTIGDYIVTHPLTRFISFTGSREVGLRINHLAAQVSPGQKWIKRVIAEMGGKDAILVDETADLDAAAEGIVTSAFGFQGQKCSACSRAIIVDDVYDLLLSKIVERTKKLRVGPAENLNNNMGPVIDEKAYEKIFGYIQWGKENAKLQTGGTTLDGDGYFIPPTIFSDVAPGSKLEQEEVFGPVLAVIRAKDWSDALKIANDTEYGLTGSVYTARRERIEQAADEFEVGNLYINRKCTGAIVGAHPFGGFNMSGTDSKTGSPDYLLLFMQMKVVAERF
- a CDS encoding acyl-CoA thioesterase; protein product: MLIWRTQVRWAECDVAAIIYHAHVFDWFSESRIQWLMAHDLDYYKILRSRGIELLVRHAEAQFFHAMHPGDLVAVDVELTGLSSTRAQFTYRVLRDDITQQETSRGMTEHIFVQQGHASRIDRRNPDLFARFQAAYSQSH
- the htpX gene encoding zinc metalloprotease HtpX, whose protein sequence is MAKKNAAWYGHDFGLSFRMFITMFLLAALYLAFIVVLWQLHVSLFLLILIIGGLALSQYYFSDDLVLLSTGSQILTPQQAPRLTSMVERLAQLADVPVPRLAVMPTRMPNAFATGRNPKHAVITVTQGLVDQLSDQELEAVLAHELTHIKNRDVAVITIASFFAMIASFIVQQFFFFGLMAEDDRDRRGGQAIIFVWFASLVVWALSYVLIRTLSRYREYAADRGSAILTGHPGYLASALRRISANINRTPQRDLRQAENFNAFFIMPAIRKDSIMELFATHPSLEHRIDRLEKLQEEMEK
- the pspAB gene encoding PspA-associated protein PspAB, which encodes MMGFFDALFGRTKIPEGKTDQLFALSTALLDIQTRLSSTFAGKAAIILRTVDNSSYDALERDVQQILTLGGKDMPVTAEHIDDNQGYRWIVFTGKDPEDVINALHLTADMLKEAGYGDSLLAAMFAFDPPWYLIYTYRRAAFYPFVPKLSHTRDSAREFRIAQTLKPYMPIEKDPERWYALWDPPF
- a CDS encoding PspA/IM30 family protein, translated to MGLIARVSTIFKSKVNNLLDKAEDPRETLEYSYQKQVEQLQQVRRGVAEVVTAKKRIELQLNKLQQMANQWDQDARDAVAAGRDDLAQEALTRKQSVLSQMQSLQTQIADLEKEEHRLQDAQQKLSLKVETFRTQKEVIKAQYSAAQAQVKIGEAFSGLGEDMADVNMALQRAQDKTAALQARAQAIDSLTEGSPLLQLNEPSTGDAIRDELNRLKGSTSVTDELARLKAEMGKTDPS
- a CDS encoding CTP synthase, which gives rise to MVAKFVFITGGVVSSLGKGITAASLGRILKSRGVKVTALKLDPYINVDPGTMSPLQHGEVFVTQDGAETDLDLGHYERFMDVNLGQANNVTTGRIYWSILTKERRGDFLGGTIQVIPHITNEIKERIHRVAEASGADVIIVEIGGTVGDIESLPFLEAIRQMRSDVGRDSVMYLHVTLVPYLNAAGEAKTKPTQHSVKELRSIGIQPDVIVCRTQKPLSRDLRDKIALMCDVDRRAVIQNVDAESIYQLPVMLAEEGLDDIVLDRLKIKAPPADLEEWAQVAKRATKLQGDVTIAVVGKYVALHDAYMSVAEGLFHGGLTHQVHVNIRWVDSEDIELHGAEQALEGVDGVLVPGSFGYRGVEGKIQAITWARETKTPYFGICMGMQAAAIEIARNVAGLKEANSTEFVPDTPYPVIDLMPEQQGVVDMGGTMRLGSYPCALRVGTKTQAIYQDTLIFERHRHRFELNNQYRDVLEQAGFIASGLSPDERLVEIMELKDHPWFVGTQFHPEFQSRPNRPHPLFASFVGAAVEAKSRKLEDELVKENTGPVAHS
- the rpoE gene encoding DNA-directed RNA polymerase subunit delta; protein product: MQVTDAAYEVLKEHGQPMEVQDLLDETLRKLGLDREPKRAARIYTDINLDVRFQYRGNAMWGLKEWLPKSVAKGSTSRGNELSYDDDNGDSEEDEG
- a CDS encoding FMN-binding protein: MPNLTGAKFLSLCTVAVGAIYAAGYAYTQPSAKANPLSAQAPTSSHKALSAPSTPSHSSSGTQNPSVPTTTPSPSPVYKDGTYTGSGANPYGTLSVTVEIVHGKISRVQITQYNMHYPESIIDPTLPQEVISMQTWRIYVVTGATASTYNFAEAVYNALQKAKG
- a CDS encoding FAD:protein FMN transferase: MKHSGHYALSHVTESFLLMGTTVTFQVVGHGPVNDIQQSIQRALKAMTTVEQVCSRFDENSALNQLCQQPGKKVAVPPILFHVLRISCELASITNGVFDPSVGSKLEQLGFNRHYLTDQIVHTTSRSSDENASYRDISLFEDDLSVRLNKPMQLDLGGIAKGLAIDLAAKELEEYDGFAINAGGDIYVFGHDPTGDLWTIGIENPLNPHALIGTVQVTNMAVCTSGNYKRRSPSNPLVHHLYNPITDHVATGLLSCTVMAPLAIVADSYATAAFLLGPQDGLSFLTDMGFAGLFITEQLERLSTPHMTIKEYLP
- a CDS encoding RnfABCDGE type electron transport complex subunit D, producing MTRPAKKIPQPSWIRFFKTPKGYVLVALIVLSIIAGIFSPGPQEWLLIFTASATALITEAVIALALHRSVTLSTSALITALIISDVLSVVTPLYLVMLTTVIALGSKHLLKRGRKPFFNPAAFGLLCSLLLFHTPQSWWAALSLLPPYSVLILLIAGIVVAVRVKKYVQVLAFLGTYFSLLLIMALFHVGLPSDTPGDALRVPFVNSALFMAFFMVTDPPTTPSSIRNQIPFSVIVASIAVAIFAVFGGLAYLFIGLLVGNSWTTWMARKKPHVPASQPKQALLP
- a CDS encoding sensor histidine kinase, yielding MNTRQWLKFKRFEEREMIRHRISVAFINMAVLAVIWTVLAGFVYSMDQRQYLEAVDHQLENIAWHMGHLCPPCQKAVVAEMEHESLTKVSDVHLLLWDSSHPPHVVASYHPFPQASKPEIQSLFDAHASIHPVFYSVRILSVPYRVMQWPINPGLTGQLFENIQDDDSRLARLLTLLVWGGAIGLILSVFGGFLMGLWTLRPILAVRRREQEFLSDVSHELRTPLFAMTAHVELLLSHSHDRIEEHLPWIEALYSESQRMANLVKDLLEIGHLEEGPGSLNLRAISLKEVCEDVYAIYQPVCELSGLNLTLDIAEDAIVHADAQRLRQLLLIFLDNAHKYTQQGGCTIRVRVRRHHAEIDLEDTGSGMSAAMLRKATRRFVRGDGEASYKGSGLGLAIAQKIVQAHRAKLILSSVPGQGTRVTVIFRRVPMKS
- a CDS encoding response regulator transcription factor produces the protein MPRILLAEDDHTLRVALCDMLQAENYDVYACSHGENALDQALNGSYDLILLDVLLPGLNGYDIAVQVRQHKIRTPIIMITAKDRVDDRVQGLDAGADDYLVKPFASTELHARIRAQLRRSALGYQESDILEFDNMRYRFTTRELTIGSHTLALSPKEALLMELFLRYPHWVLTRQQLMDRLWGEGTEILDNALEAHISKLRRRLAAYGGPDIVAVRGLGYRLGVKP